A genomic segment from Nitrosopumilus sp. K4 encodes:
- the cobO gene encoding cob(I)yrinic acid a,c-diamide adenosyltransferase, with protein sequence MEKDGLVIVYTGKGKGKTTAALGIVLRAVGYGKKICMIQFIKGSWHYGEMYSSKKLEPEFEMIAVGKGFVGIIDDKSSKDDHEKIAKEAIRISMEKIQSGKYDIVILDEINYAINLDLINIEDVKNLIKSKPEKLDLVLTGNYAKEEIIDLADLVTEMREIKHPFQQGIKARKGIDF encoded by the coding sequence GTGGAAAAAGATGGTCTGGTTATAGTATATACTGGAAAAGGTAAGGGAAAAACCACTGCAGCGCTTGGAATTGTTTTAAGAGCCGTAGGATATGGAAAAAAAATTTGCATGATTCAGTTTATCAAGGGTTCTTGGCATTATGGTGAAATGTACTCATCTAAAAAGTTAGAACCTGAATTTGAAATGATTGCAGTAGGAAAAGGGTTTGTGGGAATTATTGATGATAAGAGCTCAAAAGATGATCATGAAAAAATTGCAAAAGAAGCAATTCGAATCAGTATGGAAAAAATACAGTCAGGAAAATACGATATTGTTATTTTAGATGAAATTAATTATGCAATAAATTTAGACTTGATAAATATTGAAGATGTTAAAAATTTGATAAAATCTAAACCAGAAAAATTGGATCTGGTTTTAACAGGCAATTATGCTAAAGAAGAAATTATTGATTTGGCTGATTTGGTAACTGAGATGAGAGAGATAAAACATCCATTTCAACAAGGAATTAAAGCTAGAAAAGGAATAGATTTCTAA
- a CDS encoding precorrin-8X methylmutase: MQTRKGQSIEDASMQMIEDEVGEHQYNEKEWPIVRRIIHSTADFDFIDKNKVIFSKDAVESGIQALKKGCSIVVDVNGVIGLLNKQNPRDFENKIVCKISDPDIMELAKKENKTRSQVSMREALSDINGGIVAIGNAPTALLEVIEMVKEGIAKPALIIGIPVGFICASESKEELSKLENISFITNVGRKGGSSSAAAIINALYKLVRAELSS, encoded by the coding sequence ATGCAAACTAGAAAGGGTCAATCAATAGAAGATGCAAGTATGCAGATGATCGAAGATGAAGTAGGGGAACATCAATATAATGAGAAAGAATGGCCAATTGTTAGAAGGATAATTCACTCAACAGCAGATTTTGATTTTATTGACAAAAACAAAGTGATTTTTAGTAAAGATGCAGTGGAAAGTGGAATTCAAGCACTCAAAAAAGGATGTAGTATAGTTGTAGATGTTAATGGGGTAATAGGTTTGCTCAATAAACAAAACCCAAGAGATTTTGAAAATAAAATTGTCTGTAAAATATCAGATCCAGATATAATGGAATTAGCAAAAAAAGAAAACAAGACTCGCTCTCAAGTATCTATGAGAGAGGCATTATCAGACATAAATGGAGGAATTGTTGCAATAGGAAATGCACCTACTGCTTTGCTTGAGGTAATTGAAATGGTTAAAGAGGGAATAGCAAAGCCAGCCTTAATTATCGGCATACCAGTTGGATTCATTTGTGCCTCAGAATCTAAAGAGGAGTTAAGCAAATTAGAAAATATATCATTTATCACAAATGTAGGTAGAAAAGGGGGAAGTTCATCAGCTGCTGCAATAATTAATGCATTATACAAGCTTGTAAGGGCAGAATTATCTTCTTGA
- a CDS encoding sirohydrochlorin chelatase: MKRGLLLIDRGSREREATEELEKICKEIKAKKEYVFTDFCFLEVEPPYIEDGIEKSLKQDIDVLTIVPYFLYPGKKVKIAVTEVMKFQKNTNVKFVVTKPMSMHKTLCDLVRNRITNTLKENSVSTAEKDVDVLIIGHGSKDPNAQRSLDYVLDELKGDYRNINRCWLEIEQPDIFDGIKTCEKNNPKVLVIVFYFLHEGAHVKTDINNDLLPALEKSKLENVFITKHLGTDEKMIDLIIERAEEVEDAN; the protein is encoded by the coding sequence TTGAAACGTGGATTATTATTAATTGATAGAGGAAGTAGAGAAAGAGAGGCAACTGAAGAACTGGAAAAAATTTGTAAGGAGATTAAAGCAAAAAAGGAATATGTTTTTACAGATTTTTGTTTTCTTGAAGTGGAACCACCGTATATTGAAGACGGTATTGAAAAATCTCTAAAACAAGATATTGATGTGTTGACAATTGTTCCATATTTTCTTTATCCAGGCAAAAAAGTAAAGATCGCAGTGACAGAAGTGATGAAATTCCAAAAGAATACCAATGTAAAATTTGTTGTTACAAAACCAATGAGTATGCATAAAACATTATGTGATTTGGTTAGAAATAGAATAACAAATACATTAAAAGAAAACAGTGTATCAACTGCTGAAAAAGATGTTGATGTGTTGATTATTGGGCATGGAAGTAAAGATCCTAATGCTCAAAGATCATTAGATTATGTTTTAGATGAATTAAAAGGGGATTATAGAAATATCAATAGATGTTGGTTAGAAATAGAGCAACCTGACATTTTTGATGGAATTAAAACTTGTGAAAAAAATAATCCAAAAGTTTTAGTTATTGTTTTTTATTTTTTGCATGAAGGAGCACATGTGAAAACTGACATCAACAATGATCTTTTACCAGCTCTTGAAAAATCAAAATTAGAAAATGTTTTCATAACAAAACATTTAGGAACAGATGAGAAAATGATTGATTTGATTATTGAGAGGGCTGAAGAGGTTGAAGATGCAAACTAG
- a CDS encoding cobyrinate a,c-diamide synthase has translation MKIPRLVLAGATSGVGKTSITCGIIYALKKKGFSVQPFKVGPDYIDPSYLASISKKESFNLDVWLMGKEKLLQSFISNSKSDVSIIEGVMGFYDGFDGHSNFASTHHVSELTKSPVILVLDASKTARSMAATALGFQKFHKNSRISGIILNKIASQKHEKLCRQALQKIKLPIVGMIPKNLELVLESRHLGLVSTMNQKSLHKKLEKTSNIISKSLDIEKIIQIMKNPIPLKNNSKTSKKNPKVTIAVARDNSFNFYYQDNLEALKRNGANLKFFSPIKDKKIPQCDGIYIGGGFPEILGNSLEKNSAMRTSLKKLAEDGIPLYAECGGLMYLTNSIDYGDKKFKMVGLFDSETRMTKKMKLNYTKGRITSKNIISDKTHTLRGHEFHFSELSSVSNDSKFAYVLDIGDGISNHKDGLIEYNTLASYGHLYFDSSDYAKTFVKNCIKYSRR, from the coding sequence TTGAAAATTCCAAGATTAGTTTTAGCAGGTGCAACTAGTGGAGTCGGAAAAACTTCGATCACCTGTGGAATTATTTATGCATTAAAGAAAAAAGGGTTTTCAGTTCAACCGTTCAAAGTTGGCCCTGATTATATTGATCCATCATACTTGGCCAGTATTTCAAAAAAAGAATCATTTAATCTTGATGTGTGGCTTATGGGAAAAGAGAAATTACTACAAAGTTTTATTTCAAATTCAAAATCTGACGTCTCAATTATTGAAGGTGTTATGGGTTTCTATGATGGCTTTGACGGTCATTCAAATTTTGCAAGTACTCACCATGTATCTGAACTAACAAAGTCTCCCGTAATTTTGGTTTTAGATGCTAGTAAAACTGCAAGATCAATGGCTGCCACTGCTTTGGGATTTCAAAAATTCCATAAAAATTCAAGAATTTCAGGAATAATTCTAAACAAAATTGCTAGTCAAAAACACGAAAAATTATGCCGACAGGCCCTTCAAAAAATAAAACTTCCAATAGTGGGAATGATCCCTAAAAACCTAGAATTGGTTTTAGAATCAAGACATCTTGGTTTAGTATCCACTATGAATCAAAAAAGTCTACACAAAAAACTAGAAAAAACTTCCAATATTATTTCAAAATCACTAGATATAGAAAAAATTATTCAAATAATGAAAAATCCAATTCCTTTAAAAAATAATTCAAAAACTTCCAAGAAAAATCCTAAGGTGACAATAGCTGTAGCAAGAGATAACTCTTTTAATTTCTATTATCAAGACAATCTTGAAGCTCTAAAACGTAATGGGGCAAACCTAAAATTTTTTAGTCCCATTAAAGATAAAAAAATTCCTCAATGCGATGGAATCTATATTGGAGGTGGATTTCCAGAAATTTTGGGAAATTCGCTTGAAAAAAATTCTGCCATGAGAACATCTTTAAAAAAATTAGCTGAAGATGGCATTCCTCTATATGCTGAATGTGGGGGATTGATGTATCTTACAAATTCAATAGATTATGGTGACAAAAAATTCAAAATGGTTGGATTATTTGATTCAGAAACTAGAATGACAAAAAAAATGAAATTGAATTACACTAAAGGCAGAATCACTTCAAAAAATATTATTTCGGACAAAACTCACACACTTCGTGGACATGAATTCCATTTTTCTGAATTATCTTCAGTTTCAAATGACTCAAAATTTGCATATGTGCTAGACATTGGAGATGGCATATCTAATCACAAAGATGGCTTGATTGAATATAATACACTGGCATCTTATGGACATCTTTACTTTGATAGTTCAGATTATGCTAAAACTTTTGTAAAAAACTGTATAAAATACTCAAGAAGATAA
- the metK gene encoding methionine adenosyltransferase, which yields MTNNFLFTSESVTEGHPDKICDQISDAFLDEFLKQDPDSRVAVETLVTTDFVAVAGEVTSNASFDKKAQEELVRKTIRDIGYDNKDLMFDTDSCEIILRLHAQSPDISQGVTATENHEQGAGDQGLMFGYASNETEELMPMPILLSQKLAQKLSEVRKNKTLSWARPDGKTQVSVRYVDNKPTKIETVVVSTQHAPEISQEEISKEIIDKVIKPVLGNLWSDEITIHINPTGKFVIGGPHGDAGLTGRKIIVDTYGGFGRHGGGAFSGKDPSKVDRSACYMCRYIAKNLVAAGLAERCEVQLAYAIGVAEPVSLYVNTFGTNKIPEGKIEELVRKNFDMKPSGIISELNLKRPIYKKTAAYGHFGRNEPEFTWEKTSKAEKLKQDAGL from the coding sequence ATGACTAACAATTTTCTATTTACATCTGAATCAGTAACAGAAGGTCATCCAGACAAGATTTGTGATCAAATTTCTGATGCATTCTTAGATGAATTTTTGAAACAAGACCCAGACTCAAGGGTTGCAGTTGAAACATTAGTTACAACTGATTTTGTTGCAGTTGCAGGAGAAGTTACATCAAATGCAAGTTTTGACAAAAAGGCTCAGGAAGAACTTGTTAGAAAAACTATTCGCGATATTGGTTATGACAATAAAGATTTGATGTTTGATACTGATTCTTGTGAGATTATATTGCGTCTTCATGCTCAGAGTCCAGACATTAGTCAAGGAGTTACTGCCACTGAAAATCATGAGCAAGGAGCAGGCGATCAAGGATTAATGTTTGGATATGCATCAAATGAAACTGAAGAGCTTATGCCAATGCCAATTCTCCTATCACAGAAATTAGCCCAAAAGCTTTCCGAAGTAAGAAAGAATAAGACTCTTTCATGGGCCAGACCAGATGGAAAAACTCAGGTATCAGTTAGATATGTAGATAATAAACCAACAAAAATTGAAACAGTGGTTGTTTCAACACAACATGCGCCTGAAATCTCACAAGAAGAGATTTCAAAAGAGATTATTGATAAAGTGATCAAACCAGTCTTGGGAAACTTATGGAGTGATGAAATTACAATTCACATTAATCCTACCGGTAAATTTGTCATTGGTGGTCCACATGGTGATGCTGGATTAACAGGAAGAAAGATCATTGTAGATACGTATGGTGGATTTGGAAGACATGGTGGTGGCGCATTTTCTGGAAAAGATCCTTCAAAAGTAGATAGATCAGCATGTTACATGTGTAGATATATTGCAAAAAATTTAGTTGCTGCAGGTTTAGCAGAAAGATGTGAAGTTCAATTAGCATATGCAATCGGAGTAGCAGAACCAGTATCACTTTATGTAAACACATTTGGAACAAACAAGATTCCTGAAGGGAAAATTGAGGAATTAGTTAGGAAGAATTTTGATATGAAACCATCGGGAATAATTTCAGAATTAAATCTAAAAAGACCAATATACAAGAAGACCGCAGCATATGGTCATTTTGGAAGAAATGAGCCAGAATTTACTTGGGAAAAAACTAGTAAGGCTGAAAAATTAAAGCAAGATGCCGGACTTTAA
- a CDS encoding NAD(P)H-binding protein — MTRNLKIVVTGASGFVGKNLRKFLAKNNIDVVSISRNNFKKLKNETKIITKNYDEKIILPKIKNASALIHLVGIGKQTVENDYSLINHEFTKKIINICKKARIKKIVFNSGLGVSKNTTLGYFISKYKAEQEIIHSELDYTIFRPSYIVGKNDLFTKYLKSQIKKGTIEIPGSGKYSIQPIFINDVSKIILKSVLEKQFKNQILDLVGPNSITYEKYVTDFSHNSGTKIKKISLESAYYNAISNPKSKFGVDDLNLLVGNFKGNYNKLEKLSKMKFQSIHEVLKSGILL, encoded by the coding sequence TTGACTAGAAATCTCAAAATTGTTGTAACAGGTGCAAGTGGATTTGTAGGTAAAAATTTGCGAAAATTCTTAGCTAAAAATAATATTGATGTTGTGTCAATATCTAGAAACAATTTTAAAAAATTAAAAAATGAAACAAAAATAATTACAAAAAATTATGATGAAAAAATAATTTTACCAAAAATTAAAAATGCTTCTGCATTAATTCATCTTGTTGGAATTGGAAAACAAACAGTTGAAAATGATTACTCTTTAATCAACCATGAATTTACAAAAAAAATCATTAATATTTGTAAAAAGGCAAGAATAAAAAAAATTGTCTTTAACAGCGGGTTAGGAGTATCAAAAAACACTACATTAGGATATTTTATATCAAAATACAAAGCTGAGCAAGAAATTATTCACTCTGAATTAGATTATACCATTTTTAGACCCTCTTACATTGTTGGAAAAAACGACCTTTTTACAAAATATCTAAAATCACAAATCAAAAAAGGAACAATTGAAATTCCAGGTTCAGGAAAATATTCAATTCAACCTATATTCATAAACGATGTTTCAAAAATTATTTTAAAATCTGTTTTAGAAAAACAATTCAAAAATCAAATCTTAGATCTAGTTGGACCTAATTCAATTACATATGAAAAATATGTGACTGATTTTTCACATAATTCTGGAACAAAAATAAAAAAAATCAGTCTTGAATCTGCATACTATAATGCAATATCGAATCCCAAAAGTAAATTTGGAGTTGATGATCTAAATCTTCTAGTTGGAAACTTTAAAGGAAATTATAACAAACTAGAAAAACTCTCTAAAATGAAATTTCAATCTATACATGAAGTTTTAAAGTCCGGCATCTTGCTTTAA
- a CDS encoding translation initiation factor IF-2 subunit alpha produces MSTEIQELPEQGEIVLATVTKVMDHGAYVTLDEYDNIQGFLHISEIAPGWIRSVNKFVKEGEKKVLLVKKVNPDRGDIDLSLKQVSNDQKKQKLKEVKKYEKGKTLLQNVQEKTNLSDKDIEKLEDSIYSKFDSVYDAFIEIGRNGIASIKDLKLNKKTATAIEEICSKIKLPSVEIRGIMEITNNKSDGVEIIKKTLLDAIKKDSKIDITYLGAPKYRLSIRAEDFKKAEKTLKPIIEDIQKNIEKKNGTFSFSREESKKTRE; encoded by the coding sequence ATGTCTACTGAAATTCAAGAATTACCAGAACAGGGGGAAATTGTTCTAGCTACAGTAACCAAGGTAATGGATCATGGTGCATATGTTACATTAGATGAGTATGACAACATACAAGGATTTCTGCATATTTCAGAGATTGCTCCTGGATGGATACGTTCAGTAAACAAGTTTGTAAAAGAAGGTGAAAAAAAGGTTCTACTTGTTAAAAAAGTGAATCCAGATAGAGGGGATATTGATCTCTCATTAAAACAAGTATCAAATGATCAGAAGAAACAGAAACTCAAAGAAGTTAAAAAATATGAAAAAGGGAAAACCCTATTACAAAATGTTCAAGAAAAAACTAATCTTTCAGATAAGGACATAGAAAAACTAGAAGATAGCATATACTCAAAATTTGATTCTGTTTATGATGCATTTATAGAAATTGGTAGAAATGGTATAGCTTCGATAAAGGATCTTAAATTAAATAAAAAAACAGCTACTGCAATCGAAGAAATTTGTTCAAAAATAAAATTGCCATCAGTAGAAATAAGAGGAATCATGGAGATTACAAATAACAAATCAGACGGTGTTGAAATTATTAAAAAAACACTTCTTGATGCAATAAAAAAAGACTCAAAGATAGACATCACATATTTGGGTGCACCAAAATACAGATTATCAATAAGGGCTGAAGATTTCAAAAAAGCTGAAAAAACACTAAAACCAATAATTGAAGACATACAAAAGAACATAGAAAAAAAGAATGGGACGTTTAGTTTTTCAAGAGAAGAATCGAAAAAAACACGAGAATGA
- a CDS encoding cobalt-precorrin 5A hydrolase, producing the protein MEKVSVLAITKNGVNIGIKLREFFPSWKVFAPKKFEDENKEIEWYSEPTTEKIVELFKNNEGLVCLFSLGAVIRLIAPHLKDKKTDPAVIVIDDKINFVISVLSGHIGGANELTQEIAKKINAIPVITTAADVNKTISVDLVGRKFGWRIEDESTVTKVSACMVNNEKIAVFQDVGNKKWYEELPKNIKLCENFDELKNSNSKGYLIISDKKIEGDFLKDSVVYRPPSLYVGIGLHWDTTKETIKEGIDFCMKKYNLSPKSIAKLVSIKKPEDVQGLIDIGKEMEIPVEYITREELSQISTPNPSDTVKSFEGTASVSEAAAIKASKGKLIVEKQKFPPNLTIAIARKTD; encoded by the coding sequence ATGGAAAAAGTTTCTGTTTTAGCCATTACTAAAAACGGAGTGAATATAGGCATAAAATTAAGAGAATTTTTTCCGTCTTGGAAGGTTTTTGCTCCAAAAAAATTCGAAGATGAAAATAAGGAGATTGAGTGGTATTCAGAACCCACCACTGAAAAGATTGTTGAACTTTTTAAAAATAATGAAGGATTAGTTTGTTTATTTTCTTTAGGAGCTGTAATTAGATTAATTGCACCACATTTGAAAGATAAGAAAACAGATCCTGCAGTAATAGTAATTGATGACAAAATAAATTTTGTCATTAGTGTTTTATCAGGTCATATTGGTGGTGCAAATGAACTAACACAAGAAATTGCAAAAAAAATTAATGCAATTCCCGTAATTACAACAGCTGCAGATGTTAACAAAACTATTTCAGTTGATTTGGTAGGAAGAAAATTTGGTTGGAGAATTGAAGATGAATCTACTGTAACCAAAGTTAGTGCATGCATGGTAAATAATGAAAAAATTGCTGTTTTTCAAGATGTTGGGAATAAAAAATGGTATGAAGAACTACCAAAGAATATTAAATTATGTGAAAATTTTGATGAATTAAAAAATTCAAATTCTAAAGGATACTTGATAATCTCAGACAAAAAAATCGAAGGAGATTTTTTAAAAGATTCAGTGGTTTACCGTCCACCAAGTCTGTATGTTGGAATTGGATTGCATTGGGATACAACAAAAGAAACCATAAAGGAAGGAATTGACTTTTGTATGAAAAAATATAATCTGAGTCCAAAATCTATTGCAAAACTTGTTTCAATCAAAAAACCTGAAGATGTACAGGGTCTAATCGATATTGGAAAAGAAATGGAAATACCTGTAGAATATATCACAAGAGAAGAGTTATCTCAGATTTCCACTCCAAATCCTTCAGATACTGTAAAATCATTTGAAGGAACAGCAAGTGTTTCAGAGGCTGCGGCGATAAAGGCATCAAAGGGAAAATTAATTGTAGAAAAACAGAAATTCCCACCCAATTTGACTATTGCAATAGCGAGGAAAACAGATTGA
- a CDS encoding RNA-protein complex protein Nop10, with amino-acid sequence MRFQLRKCVNCNKYTLKEKCLKCNQDTISAHPAKFSPDDKYMRYRLAERYNS; translated from the coding sequence ATGAGATTTCAATTAAGAAAATGTGTTAACTGTAATAAGTACACTCTAAAAGAAAAATGCCTAAAATGTAACCAAGATACAATATCAGCTCATCCAGCTAAGTTTTCACCAGATGATAAATATATGAGATATAGATTGGCTGAAAGATATAATTCTTAA
- a CDS encoding cobalt-precorrin-5B (C(1))-methyltransferase, with the protein MDEIKKEKLKTGYTTGTCATAAAKAGILAIISQKDIDKVDVKLPKGNFIKIPINSCEFEQTKAICSVIKNGGDDPDVTHGAEIIVEVSFTDKINEIEIDGGKGVGIVTKPGLGLEINKPAINPVPKKMINENLREVSQEILSEKGIRVIISVPKGKELGPKTDNPRIGILNGISILGTSGIVIPFSTASYAASIRQNLDVAIAMGNDTVVLTTGGRSEDFAKNIVDLPDHCFIQMGDFSGYTLQQCAKKSIKKAYVVGFIGKLAKMAAGVKQTHVKGSKVDMNFLADIARKCNASLDITEKIKNANTARHVSEIIKEGKISGFFEEICNETHKHMKKHSEGKVPLDVILFDFDGDILARKSE; encoded by the coding sequence GTGGATGAGATAAAAAAAGAGAAATTGAAAACGGGATATACCACAGGTACTTGTGCAACAGCTGCAGCAAAGGCAGGAATATTAGCAATAATCTCTCAAAAAGACATAGACAAAGTTGATGTCAAATTACCTAAAGGAAATTTTATAAAAATTCCAATAAACTCTTGTGAATTTGAACAAACTAAGGCTATCTGTTCAGTAATAAAAAATGGAGGAGATGATCCAGATGTAACTCACGGTGCCGAAATAATTGTAGAAGTGTCATTTACTGATAAAATTAATGAAATAGAAATTGATGGCGGGAAAGGAGTGGGAATTGTTACAAAGCCGGGATTAGGATTAGAAATCAACAAACCTGCAATCAATCCAGTTCCAAAAAAAATGATTAATGAAAATCTAAGGGAAGTATCTCAAGAAATTCTTTCTGAAAAAGGAATTAGAGTAATAATTTCTGTTCCAAAAGGAAAAGAGTTAGGACCTAAAACAGACAATCCAAGGATTGGTATTCTAAACGGAATTTCAATTTTAGGTACAAGTGGAATTGTAATTCCATTTTCAACAGCATCGTATGCAGCATCAATTAGACAAAATCTTGATGTTGCAATTGCAATGGGAAATGACACAGTTGTTCTAACTACCGGAGGAAGAAGTGAAGATTTTGCTAAGAATATTGTCGATTTACCTGATCATTGTTTTATACAAATGGGAGATTTTTCAGGATATACACTTCAACAATGTGCAAAAAAATCAATTAAAAAAGCATATGTTGTTGGATTTATTGGGAAATTGGCAAAAATGGCAGCTGGTGTAAAACAGACACATGTTAAAGGTTCTAAAGTAGATATGAATTTCTTGGCCGATATTGCAAGAAAATGTAATGCAAGTCTGGATATAACTGAAAAAATCAAAAACGCCAATACAGCTAGACATGTTTCTGAGATAATTAAAGAAGGGAAGATATCAGGTTTTTTTGAAGAAATATGCAATGAAACTCATAAACATATGAAAAAACACTCTGAAGGTAAAGTGCCATTGGATGTAATTTTGTTTGATTTTGATGGTGATATTCTTGCAAGAAAATCAGAGTAG
- a CDS encoding PIN domain-containing protein, with amino-acid sequence MVEVICDTSFLIHLATKRIKNIDTLDTEIGSITFTIPQVVLNELNKLEKIPEKQQDISRTLNYIKKFKVIPIKGSFADKELIEYIKNHRSIVATIDKELKKQIKNHNGSIMSFSNDRIILES; translated from the coding sequence TTGGTTGAAGTTATCTGTGATACAAGTTTTCTAATACATTTGGCAACAAAAAGAATAAAGAACATCGATACACTGGATACTGAAATTGGAAGCATTACATTTACTATTCCTCAAGTAGTACTAAACGAGCTCAACAAATTAGAAAAAATCCCAGAAAAACAACAAGATATCTCTAGAACACTAAATTATATAAAAAAATTCAAGGTTATTCCTATTAAAGGAAGCTTTGCTGACAAGGAATTGATCGAATATATAAAAAATCATAGATCAATTGTGGCCACAATAGATAAAGAATTAAAAAAACAAATCAAAAATCATAATGGCTCAATCATGTCATTTTCAAATGACAGAATCATCTTAGAGTCTTAG
- a CDS encoding U6 snRNA-associated Sm-like protein LSm6, producing MSQTSAKRPLTTLQKSTKKKVTVRLKNEVEYKGKMDNVDSYMNLIMTDAEELHEGKVIANYGRVIVRGNNVLFIKLENEL from the coding sequence GTGTCGCAAACAAGTGCAAAAAGACCATTAACAACTCTTCAGAAAAGTACTAAGAAAAAAGTCACAGTTAGGCTGAAAAATGAAGTAGAGTACAAAGGAAAAATGGACAATGTTGATTCCTACATGAATTTAATCATGACAGATGCTGAGGAGCTTCATGAGGGAAAAGTAATTGCAAATTATGGTAGAGTAATAGTTAGGGGCAATAACGTATTATTTATCAAACTAGAAAACGAACTCTAG
- a CDS encoding YbhB/YbcL family Raf kinase inhibitor-like protein: protein MSTFVLESDSFENGSTIPRKYGYKNGNSSPPLKISGVPENTQSLALIMDDPDAMGAVGKIWVHWVIWNIEPSTKEIKENSIPSGSIEGKTDFNEIGYGGPAPPDKEHTYIFKLYALDEKLNLKEGSTKNQVEEAMKNHILSETKLEGKYAP, encoded by the coding sequence ATGAGCACGTTTGTTTTAGAAAGTGATTCATTTGAAAATGGATCTACCATTCCAAGAAAATATGGCTATAAGAATGGAAATTCAAGCCCTCCACTAAAAATTAGCGGAGTACCAGAAAATACACAATCTCTGGCTTTGATTATGGATGATCCTGATGCAATGGGTGCCGTTGGAAAAATTTGGGTACATTGGGTAATCTGGAATATTGAACCTAGTACTAAAGAAATAAAAGAAAACTCAATTCCTTCAGGTTCAATTGAGGGTAAAACCGATTTTAATGAGATTGGTTATGGCGGACCTGCTCCTCCAGATAAAGAACATACTTACATTTTCAAATTATATGCACTTGATGAAAAACTGAATCTAAAAGAAGGTTCAACAAAAAATCAAGTCGAAGAAGCAATGAAGAATCATATTCTTTCAGAAACAAAACTAGAAGGCAAGTATGCCCCTTGA
- a CDS encoding ATPase domain-containing protein has protein sequence MISTGLEKLDEFLLGGIHEGIITDIYGANGTGKTQLLLQICINSIKNGGTVLFLDTTGGFRPERIIDMQSEQFSNLNYLEKITVLRITNTSEQIKSLETISSENSSLVVIDNISDLFSYEYPSEDLIFQKNTIFMKFLHDLSLISIEKKIPIVVSNMVRNVDGKEIENMKSAIDLFTHIKIKLSKNSTKFKGQINWLSNKNIFSYIITKSGLTSNTEDI, from the coding sequence ATGATCTCAACTGGATTAGAAAAATTAGATGAATTTCTCTTAGGAGGAATTCATGAGGGTATTATTACTGATATTTACGGTGCAAATGGAACTGGAAAGACCCAACTTTTATTACAAATCTGTATCAATTCAATTAAAAACGGTGGAACTGTACTTTTTTTAGATACCACAGGTGGATTTAGGCCTGAAAGAATTATTGATATGCAATCAGAACAATTCTCCAATTTGAATTATCTTGAAAAAATTACTGTACTACGAATTACAAATACTTCAGAACAAATAAAATCATTGGAAACCATCTCATCAGAAAATTCCTCTCTTGTTGTAATTGATAATATCTCTGATTTATTTTCATATGAATATCCAAGTGAAGATTTGATTTTTCAAAAAAATACTATTTTCATGAAATTCCTGCATGATCTTTCTTTAATCTCAATTGAAAAAAAAATACCCATTGTTGTATCAAATATGGTTAGGAATGTAGATGGAAAAGAAATTGAAAATATGAAATCTGCTATTGATCTTTTCACTCATATCAAAATAAAATTATCAAAAAATTCCACAAAATTCAAAGGTCAAATTAACTGGTTATCCAATAAGAATATTTTTTCTTACATTATCACAAAATCAGGATTGACAAGCAATACTGAAGATATTTAA